CATATATTTGGGTGACATTAAAAACGGTACAAAATAGAGTGTAGTGAATGTAGACATGCATAGATGATTATTACCCAACCAACAGAATCTCCTGAAAGACCCACGTACTGATAACAGAATTACAGTCGTCCTTCCTTTCAAATTTTGAACAACTTTTATTTCAACTCTATTTCCTATATATTCCCTTCCACTCTCTCCATTTTTTTCTCCTctccaaaccctaatttttccTCCGCCATGGCCAACAATGGCGACGACCGACGATCCGCCGCTGCTATCAACGCCGACGACGATGATTTCCTCACTCTTTCTTTAACTTTCGGGTCACCCAACTCGCCCGCAATCACCACCGCCACTCCTCATCAAGAACCGCAACTCCTCCCAAACCCTAACCTTAACCCTAGCCCATTTTTAATCACTTCATTCTCATTCCCGTTTCCCTCTCCAAACGCTAATGATAATAATCCTCCTGCCCCTCCGCCTCGTCAGCGCGCTCGGCGTAACCCTACGCAAACCTTGCGTGATCACGCCCGGGGCGAAAACATCCCGCCCCCGTTCCCATGGGCAACCAATCGTCGAGCCGTCGTTTATAATCTTGACTCGCTGCGGAGGAGGAATATTAACGTAATCTCGGGGTTGGTTCAGTGCAAGAGGTGTGAGAGGCAGTACGAGATGGGGTTTAATTTGAAGGAGAAGTTTTTTGAAGTGGGGCGTTTTATTGCTGAGAATCGCAACTCAATGCACGATCGAGCACCTGGGTTGTGGATGACGCCGGTTTTGCCGACGTGCCAGTTTTGTGAGCAGGAGAATAGCGTGAAGCCGGTGATTTccgagaagaaaaaaaacattaattggTTGTTTTTGTTTCTGGGGCAGATGCTGGGGTGCTGTACGCTTGAACAGTTGAAGTATTTTTGTAAGCATACGAAGAACCATCGTACTGGGGCAAAGGATCGTGTTCTTTATCTGACGTATCTCAGTCTCTGTAAGCAGCTTTATCCGAGTGGCCCGTTTAATATCAGGTAAGTAAGTGAGTAAATAATTGGGTTTTTCgtgaattttggtttggtttgttgaTATATTCATGGAAAAATCATATGGGTTTTTGTTGATGTATAGTTTTGAAGTTGGGATTATGCAATTTTATGGTTTTTGGACAGTAATTTCTTATGGGGTTTTAATCTTTGTTTGAACTATAAATATCTGTTATCTTGAATGAAGTTTTGCAATTTCAGATATGATTGTTTATATCTGATTGATAGTTTCCTTATCAGTTATGCATTTTTTTAAGTATTTGATTGTGCTTGGATTGTGTTTTTTCTGTATATGAATTGCGGCTTTTgtgattggatttatttttggAAATTGAACCATTATGAAATTATGACAAGAACTCTAGGTGTTTGATGTTTTTCCCTACTGTGTCTGGcttttcaaatcaaatttgtACATAGAAAATATTTTACTTTCTTTAGGAATTTCAAGTATTGTTAGGGTAATTAGTAGATTTTTTTTAGAGATTCTAATGAAAAATGTGTGATTGAGGTTTTTCAGGGTGTGGATTCGATTCAAATCGATTTGAATCAAATATTTGATGCGAccggatttttttaaaatttgaaatactttttaaattaaactgaATTTAGTAGATTTTATGCTTTTgctttgtttttttagtttagtttgcACTAAAACTGAAGtaaaatagtataaaataaaaattttactAAGAAATTATATTGAACCAAACAtgttaatttggtttgatt
This window of the Mercurialis annua linkage group LG5, ddMerAnnu1.2, whole genome shotgun sequence genome carries:
- the LOC126680774 gene encoding uncharacterized protein LOC126680774, coding for MANNGDDRRSAAAINADDDDFLTLSLTFGSPNSPAITTATPHQEPQLLPNPNLNPSPFLITSFSFPFPSPNANDNNPPAPPPRQRARRNPTQTLRDHARGENIPPPFPWATNRRAVVYNLDSLRRRNINVISGLVQCKRCERQYEMGFNLKEKFFEVGRFIAENRNSMHDRAPGLWMTPVLPTCQFCEQENSVKPVISEKKKNINWLFLFLGQMLGCCTLEQLKYFCKHTKNHRTGAKDRVLYLTYLSLCKQLYPSGPFNIR